TTCACGAGCCGGTCCATGGTCTCGTTGAGCTCGCCAAGACTCTGGACAGCAACGAACATACTGACGCCGGACAGCAGAATGACCGTTGAAAACGTCGCTATGAGCTTGGTTCTGATGGTTAATCGCATTTGAATCGTCCCCCGTGAATGAACCGTCAGTTGACGGTGCGTGCGGCGCCGGGTGCAGGCGCGTCGTGATGATCGAAGATGGCTTGCAGGTTCGGGAGGATGATGAATTCGCCCCCGCGCTTGAAAAGCCCCTCGATGTAATCAGGCCGCCAGCGCATACCGACGCTGGGTGGCGGTTCGCTCGCCTTCATGGCGAGAGTCGTCACTTCATTGACCTTGTCGGTCCGGAGGCCGATCAGGGTCGTTTCCCCTTTCAGGTCGAGCTCGATGACGACGATGCGGCTGTCGATCGTCGCCTCCGTCGCATCCATCCCGAAAGCCAGCCGAAGGTCAGCCAGCGGGATCACCCGTCCGCGAAAGTTGATGACGCTGCCGACGAAACGTTCCGCGCCCGGAACCCGCGTCTCGGGCAGCATGTCGAGGATTTCCTGCACCCGCATCGCCTCCAGCGCGAAGGTTTCGCCATGAAGGTTGAAGGTGAGGACTTCCATTTCGTCGCCGGCAGGGCCGGCATCTGTTGTCTGCTGCATCATCGCAATCACCCTGCAGCGCGCAGTCGCGCTT
This portion of the Mesorhizobium sp. CAU 1732 genome encodes:
- a CDS encoding chemotaxis protein CheW, which gives rise to MQQTTDAGPAGDEMEVLTFNLHGETFALEAMRVQEILDMLPETRVPGAERFVGSVINFRGRVIPLADLRLAFGMDATEATIDSRIVVIELDLKGETTLIGLRTDKVNEVTTLAMKASEPPPSVGMRWRPDYIEGLFKRGGEFIILPNLQAIFDHHDAPAPGAARTVN